In Cervus elaphus chromosome 3, mCerEla1.1, whole genome shotgun sequence, the following proteins share a genomic window:
- the LOC122678374 gene encoding olfactory receptor 6C2-like: MRNHTSLPTFILLGLTDDPPMQVLIFIFLFASYTLSVTGNLTIIILTLVDSRLKTAMYFFLKNFSFLETLFTTVSIPRFLYSLSTGDRTISYNACFSQIFFIFIFAATEFFLLAIMSYDRYVAICKPLHYAIIMNSRVCGRLVICCWIAGCLVIFPPASLGLQLEFCDSNIIDHFLCDAFPVLKISCSDTWFLEQMVFTVAVLTVIGTFLCVALSYTYIIKTIIKLPSAQQKMKAFSTCSSHLIVVSITYGSCIFIYVKPSAKDEVAINKGVLVLTTSVAPMLNPFIYSLRNKQVKQAFTDLIKRISLISRK, encoded by the coding sequence ATGAGAAACCATACATCATTACCTACATTCATTCTCCTGGGACTAACAGATGATCCTCCAATGCAGgttctgatttttatatttctatttgctTCCTACACATTGAGTGTCACTGGGAACTTGACCATCATTATACTCACTTTAGTAGATTCTCGCCTTAAAACtgccatgtactttttcctcaaaAACTTCTCCTTTTTAGAAACCTTATTCACCACGGTCAGCATTCCCAGATTCTTATACAGCTTATCAACTGGGGATAGGACTATTTCTTATAATGCTTGTTTTagtcaaatattttttatcttcatttttgcaGCAACAGAGTTTTTTCTCCTAGCCATCAtgtcctatgaccgctatgtggccatctgcaaacctTTACATTATGCAATCATCATGAACAGTAGAGTCTGTGGAAGACTTGTTATTTGCTGTTGGATAGCAGGTTGTCTGGTCATATTTCCACCAGCTTCCCTGGGCTTACAGCTGGAATTCTGTGACTCTAATATCATTGATCATTTTCTCTGTGATGCTTTTCCTGTGCTAAAAATCTCTTGTTCAGACACATGGTTCTTAGAACAGATGGTTTTTACTGTTGCTGTGTTGACTGTCATTGGGACATTTCTGTGTGTAGCTCTGTCCTATACATACATCATCAAGACCATCATAAAATTGCCTTCGGCTCAGCAAAAAATGAAGGCCTTTTCTACCTGTTCTTCTCACCTGATTGTGGTTTCTATCACCTATGGAAGTTGTATCTTCATCTATGTCAAACCTTCAGCAAAGGATGAAGTGGCAATTAATAAAGGAGTGTTAGTACTTACTACTTCAGTTGCTCCCATGTTAAACCCATTTATTTATAGCTTGAGGAACAAACAAGTGAAACAAGCTTTTACAGACTTAATCAAAAGAATTTCATTGATTTCAAGGAAGTAA
- the LOC122678381 gene encoding olfactory receptor 6C3-like gives MKNHTRPTEFILLGLSDDPELQIVTFLFLIITYILSVTGNLTIIILTLVDSHLQTPMYFFLRNFSVLEISFTTVCISRFLGTIITKDKAISYNICTAQLFFLIFLGITEFCLLTAMSYDRYVAICKPLHHTTIMNNRVCGLLVFCAWLAGFLNIFPPVILFLQLDYCGSNIIDHFACDYFPLLQLSCSDTWLLEVIGFYSAIVILLFTLALIILSYMFIIKTILRLPSASQRKKAFSTCSSHMIVISISYGSCIFMYANPSAKEKASLTKGVAILNTSVAPMMNPFIYTLRNQQVKQAFKDSIQKVIFFSSKSKYL, from the coding sequence ATGAAAAACCACACAAGACCCACAGAATTCATTCTCCTGGGGCTATCAGATGACCCAGAGCTTCAGATtgtgacttttctctttttaatcatCACATATATATTAAGTGTCACTGGAAATTTGACCATCATCATTCTCACACTGGTGGACTCCCATCTACAGACACCtatgtattttttcctcagaAACTTCTCTGTATTAGAAATTTCCTTTACAACTGTCTGTATTTCAAGATTTCTGGGCACAATTATCACCAAGGACAAAGCAATTTCATACAACATTTGTACAGCTcagttgtttttcttaattttcttgggtATCACTGAATTTTGTCTTCTAACTGCCATGTCCTATGATCGCTATGTAGCTATCTGCAAACCCCTGCATCACACAACCATCATGAACAACAGAGTCTGTGGATTGCTTGTGTTTTGTGCTTGGCTGGCAGGGTTCTTAAACATCTTCCCACCTGTTATTCTTTTTCTCCAGTTAGATTACTGTGGTTCTAATATCATTGATCACTTTGCTTGTGACTATTTCCCCCTCTTGCAACTATCCTGCTCAGACACATGGCTCCTTGAAGTGATTGGTTTTTACTCTGCAATAGTGATTCTGCTTTTTACTTTGGCATTAATAATTCTATCCTACATGTTCATCATCAAGACAATTCTGAGACTGCCTTCTGCCAGTCAGAGAAAAAAGGCATTTTCTACATGCTCCTCTCATATGATTGTCATTTCCATCTCTTATGGAAGCTGTATATTCATGTATGCCAACCCTTCAGCAAAAGAAAAGGCATCCTTGACGAAAGGAGTAGCAATTCTGAATACTTCTGTTGCTCCTATGATGAATCCGTTTATATATACACTGAGGAACCAGCAAGTGAAGCAAGCCTTTAAGGATAGCATCCAAAAGGTTATCTTTTTCTCCAGTAAAAGCAAGTATCTGTAG